One Tumebacillus sp. BK434 genomic window carries:
- a CDS encoding GNAT family protein has product MSDIEIRLITEADYEEVIDFEISNREFLRKTVPGRDDDRFYHPKRLRELVEQQVAAHRTGERFSYLIHNRKGDLVGRCHLYDIMRGPRQKAEIGCHLDRLHAGHGIASKALRLLMREAFETHRLHRLEASTLTTNVPAQMAVLRLGFQYVGRSEKYILLNQEWRDCVHFAIVNPNWEGLKR; this is encoded by the coding sequence GTGTCAGACATCGAGATCCGACTGATCACAGAAGCGGATTATGAAGAAGTGATCGACTTTGAAATTTCGAACCGCGAGTTTTTGCGCAAGACTGTGCCGGGGCGGGATGATGACCGGTTTTATCATCCGAAAAGGCTGCGCGAGCTGGTTGAGCAGCAGGTGGCGGCCCACCGGACGGGAGAGCGTTTCTCCTACCTGATCCACAACCGCAAAGGGGACTTGGTCGGGCGCTGCCACCTGTATGATATCATGCGCGGTCCGCGCCAAAAGGCGGAGATCGGCTGCCATCTCGACCGCTTGCACGCCGGACATGGGATCGCCAGCAAGGCGCTGCGCCTGCTGATGCGGGAAGCGTTCGAGACACACCGCCTGCATCGGCTGGAAGCATCGACGCTGACGACCAATGTCCCGGCCCAGATGGCGGTACTGCGGCTCGGGTTTCAGTATGTCGGGCGGTCGGAAAAATACATCTTGCTGAACCAAGAGTGGCGTGACTGCGTGCATTTTGCGATCGTCAATCCGAACTGGGAAGGGCTGAAGAGATAA
- a CDS encoding sodium-dependent transporter has protein sequence MKIETNSKSLQLEPKAADSFTSTGFILAAIGSSVGLGNMWKFPYITGMYGGAAFFLIFILCLALVGLPILLAEMVIGRGGRGNAVSAFHNLSKTKWWGYFGFLSVFSAFAIMGFYSVVAGWTMNYAFTALTGNLFENPDYTASFLSFAGGNMPIFWTIVTLIITCWVVAKGVAGGIEKFNKILIPGLAAILIILMIRALTLPGAGAGVEFFLMPDFSKLTTESALVALGHAFFSLSLGMGAMLTYGAYTSKKQSLGKAAAAVAGGDLLYAFVAGLIIFPTVFSYGIEPGQGPGLAFMALPAAFAAMPLGNLFGFLFFILLSIAALTSTVSLVEVPNAYLMERFKWSRAKSSVLVTLGIFVVSIPASMSMGILSDNLLFGKTFFDLLDFVASNIFLPIGGLIVTLFTGYAWKRAGEEAGLSGFWYNSWMFCLKYIAPIMVIVIFLYSIGIIKFS, from the coding sequence GTGAAAATTGAAACAAATTCCAAATCACTGCAATTGGAACCAAAAGCAGCAGACAGTTTCACTTCTACCGGCTTCATTCTTGCGGCGATCGGTTCCTCGGTGGGTCTCGGGAACATGTGGAAGTTCCCGTACATTACGGGCATGTACGGCGGCGCGGCCTTCTTCCTCATCTTTATCCTTTGTCTCGCGCTGGTCGGCTTGCCGATCCTGCTGGCCGAGATGGTCATCGGCCGCGGTGGACGCGGCAACGCAGTATCTGCCTTTCATAACTTGAGCAAGACCAAATGGTGGGGCTACTTCGGCTTCCTTTCTGTATTTTCCGCTTTTGCAATCATGGGTTTCTATTCTGTCGTAGCAGGTTGGACCATGAACTATGCGTTCACGGCGCTAACCGGCAATCTTTTTGAAAATCCGGATTACACCGCTTCTTTCCTTTCCTTCGCCGGCGGCAACATGCCGATCTTCTGGACCATCGTTACGCTGATCATCACCTGCTGGGTCGTCGCGAAAGGCGTCGCCGGCGGGATCGAGAAATTCAACAAAATCCTGATCCCCGGTCTGGCTGCCATCCTGATCATCCTGATGATCCGCGCGCTGACCCTGCCGGGCGCAGGCGCAGGCGTCGAGTTCTTCCTGATGCCCGACTTCAGCAAACTGACCACCGAATCGGCGCTCGTCGCTCTCGGCCACGCCTTCTTCTCGCTTTCCCTCGGTATGGGCGCCATGCTCACCTACGGCGCTTATACCTCGAAGAAACAGTCGCTGGGCAAAGCGGCTGCAGCTGTAGCCGGCGGCGACCTGCTCTACGCGTTTGTCGCAGGCTTGATTATCTTCCCGACCGTCTTCTCCTACGGCATCGAACCGGGTCAAGGCCCGGGCCTCGCCTTCATGGCACTGCCGGCAGCATTTGCCGCGATGCCGCTGGGCAATCTGTTTGGCTTCTTGTTCTTCATCCTGCTGTCGATCGCTGCGCTGACTTCCACCGTTTCGCTGGTTGAAGTTCCGAACGCTTACCTGATGGAACGCTTCAAGTGGAGCCGCGCCAAATCGTCGGTGCTCGTGACGCTTGGCATCTTCGTGGTTTCCATCCCGGCTTCGATGTCGATGGGCATTCTGTCTGACAACCTGCTGTTTGGCAAGACGTTCTTCGATCTCCTCGACTTCGTGGCCTCGAACATCTTCCTGCCGATCGGCGGTCTGATCGTCACTTTGTTCACCGGCTACGCGTGGAAGCGTGCCGGCGAAGAAGCGGGTCTTTCCGGCTTCTGGTACAACTCCTGGATGTTCTGCCTGAAGTACATCGCGCCGATCATGGTGATCGTGATCTTCCTGTACTCGATCGGCATCATCAAGTTCTCCTAA
- a CDS encoding helix-turn-helix domain-containing protein, with product MEQGTAQGFSRDQFDKMVSDKLRLIRAELDLTQDKMAETIGISKKTLVQVEKGRQTLGFTAAGLTAVLFRKSEIVQALFGDSVLEILDLVAGKRQSGAWYKTLGGKVWWTEVQRTGGFCLQKHVLTGHFRILDEDHFLHYYSMDPSVAHKRLQELALDGAQEGL from the coding sequence GTGGAACAGGGAACTGCACAAGGATTTAGCCGGGATCAGTTCGATAAGATGGTCTCGGACAAGCTGCGGCTGATCCGGGCGGAGCTGGACCTGACGCAAGACAAGATGGCCGAGACGATCGGCATCTCCAAGAAAACGCTGGTGCAGGTCGAAAAAGGACGCCAGACGCTCGGGTTCACGGCGGCCGGCTTGACGGCGGTGCTGTTTCGCAAAAGCGAGATCGTGCAGGCGCTGTTCGGGGACTCTGTGCTGGAGATCCTCGACCTGGTCGCCGGCAAGCGCCAGTCTGGTGCCTGGTACAAGACGTTGGGCGGCAAAGTATGGTGGACGGAGGTGCAGCGCACGGGAGGCTTTTGTCTGCAAAAGCATGTGCTGACCGGACATTTCCGCATCCTCGACGAGGACCATTTTCTGCATTATTACAGCATGGACCCATCAGTTGCGCACAAGCGTCTGCAGGAATTGGCGCTGGACGGCGCGCAGGAAGGCCTCTGA
- a CDS encoding SpoIID/LytB domain-containing protein, which yields MALGKNMEQYLYQVVPSEMPASFGLEALKAQSVAARTYAMSDYFSNRYAQRGFHVDDSTLSQVYNNSAESTLHTQAVNETAGMIMEQNGTLVDARYYSTSGGYGAAKHEVWSDAGNIFPGSPIAYLSARSFTYDPADSSKIYNMNTQDEAALNAFYKDLTLNGYDSASYYFRWKVGFSKLELENTINQNLAGRYAADPAFILTKDAAGNFVQKAIPASGIGQLKNLYVAKRGQGGNMMELVVEGTTGTYKIVKEYNIRFTIRPSKTYT from the coding sequence TTGGCGCTGGGAAAGAACATGGAGCAATACCTGTATCAGGTCGTGCCGAGCGAAATGCCGGCTTCGTTCGGTCTGGAAGCGCTGAAAGCGCAAAGCGTCGCTGCACGCACCTATGCGATGAGCGACTATTTCTCCAACCGCTATGCGCAGCGCGGCTTCCACGTCGATGACTCGACGCTCAGCCAAGTCTACAATAACAGCGCGGAAAGCACGCTACACACCCAGGCGGTCAACGAGACGGCCGGCATGATCATGGAGCAAAACGGCACGCTGGTCGACGCGCGCTACTACTCCACTTCGGGCGGTTATGGCGCTGCCAAGCACGAAGTGTGGTCGGATGCGGGCAACATCTTCCCGGGCAGCCCGATCGCCTATCTGTCGGCGCGCTCCTTCACGTATGATCCGGCCGACAGCTCGAAGATCTACAACATGAACACGCAGGACGAAGCGGCGTTGAACGCTTTCTATAAAGACCTCACCTTGAACGGCTATGATTCTGCGTCCTACTACTTCCGCTGGAAGGTCGGCTTCTCCAAGCTGGAGCTGGAAAACACGATCAACCAAAACCTCGCCGGCCGTTATGCGGCAGATCCGGCGTTCATTTTGACGAAAGACGCAGCGGGCAACTTTGTGCAAAAAGCGATCCCGGCGTCCGGAATCGGCCAACTGAAGAACCTCTACGTCGCCAAGCGCGGCCAAGGCGGCAACATGATGGAGCTGGTCGTCGAAGGCACGACCGGCACCTACAAGATCGTCAAAGAGTACAACATCCGCTTCACGATCCGTCCGAGCAAAACGTACACCTAG